The region GGATCGATTCGAGTATCCGCCAAGTGACGGCCTGCGCGAACTACGCGAAGAGATCGCCGCGCGACGCGGCGTCGACACGGAGCAGGTGATCGTCACGAACGGGACGGGCGAGGCGAACTACCTCGCGATGGCCCGCGCGCTCGAGCGCGAACGAGGTGACGAGGTCATCCTGACCGATCCGGTCTATCCCTACTATCCGGGGAAGACGACGATGCTCGGCGGAACCCAGCGCTTCGTCGAGACCGACGAGGACGGCCAACTCGACCCTGCTGTCGTCCGCGAGGCGGCGAGCGAGGAGACCGGCGTAATCGTCGTCAACACGCCGAACAACCCGACCGGAGCGGTGTATCAAGCGGAGACGATGGAAGCGCTCGTCGACGTTGCGGAGGCAAACGACGCGATACTCGTCAGCGACGAGGTGTACGATCACTTCGACCTCTCGGGAACGTTCTCGAGTGCGTTGCGCTACGAGTCTGACCACTGCATCGTCACGAACGGCTTCTCGAAGTCGATGGCGAGCACCGGGTTGCGCGTCGGCTACGCCGTCTTCCCGGAACACCTGATCGAGAACGCGCGAAGCCGTCACATGCTCGTCAACGTCGCGACGACTCGGCCGGGACAGTACGCGGCGCTCAGATCGCTTCGGGAGACCGATCCAGCGTATCACGAAGCGAACCGCGAGTTGCTTCGCGACCGCATCACGGCGTTTACCGACGCGCTGGACGCGGCGGGTGCCGAGTACACAACCCCGGAGGGCTCGTTCTACGTGATGGCCAGATTCGAGGGATTCGACGGCAGCCTCGAGAACGTCGAGCGACTCATCGACGAGGCGGGCGTCGCCGGGATGCCCGGGGAAGCCTTCGGCGACTCTCGCGACGACTGGTTCCGGTTCGCGCTCGTCACGCCACAGGTAACAGAAGCAGCGTCCCGACTGGCAGCGTTTTTCGAGTGACGGCGTCTGTCGTCACCCCTCGGACAATCTGAGGGGACTTCGGCCCGTCTTCCCAGCACTCGCAGCGAAAGGGTGTCCAGTCACTCCATGGAAACTGCTTGGACTGGTCGTTGGGTTCTCGCAGCGGCCCTCTGGTAGGTGCAATCGTTGGCGTCGTCGAGAGGCTATCTGAGGAACGGTGACGGTACTCCTCGGGCTGTTGACCGGCGAAATCGTGTTCGACGCGATTAAGGACGGAACCCCGCGCACGAGCGAGGGTCAATTCTGGGCATTCACCCTCGGTGCTGGCGGTTGCCCGGCGATCCCCTTCTCGTGTAGTCACTCGAGACCGACGGGTACTCGTGTGATGGCGCAGAATCGGTCCGTATGAGTGGAATAGACGTCGATCCCGTCGAGGACGCGGATTCGGACGCGCCAGAGGGCGACGAGGACGAGCACACGATCGAAGTGACGCCGACCGACTCCGTCTCGGAGGAAGGCCGCGAAACGATCGACGTGGAGCCTGCGGACGGGCCGATCGGCGGCCCCGACTACATCCTCTACGGCGGCAAGGGCGGCGTCGGCAAGACGACGATGGCTGCGGCGACCGCACTCGACAGCGCCCGCGCCGGAACGAGTACGCTCGTCGTCTCGACGGATCCGGCACACTCACTCTCCGATACGTTCGAGACTGACGTTCCAACCGAGCCGGCCCGACTCCGAGAGGATATCCCGCTCTACGCAGCCGAGATCGACCCGGAGGCCGCGATGGAACGCGGACAGGCCGCGTTTCTCGGGGGAAGCGCCGCTGACGGATCCGGCGGGAAAGGCGGATTCGACGACGCGTCCGAAGGGTCGGGACTTGGCGAGGGCGCCGCAGGCGGTCCGATGGGTGACCTCGGCGGGTTGGGCGGAATGCTCGGCGGTGAGTCGCCGATGGAGGCCCTTTTCGGCGGCGAGATGCCCGGTGCCGACGAAGCCGCCGCGATGCAACTCCTCCTCGAGTACATCGACGATCCGCGATTCGAGCGCGTCGTGGTCGACACGGCACCGACGGGACACACCCTCAGGCTCCTCAAGTTGCCCGAACTGATGGATACGATGATGGGGCGCATCCTCAAATTTCGTCAGCGAATAAGCGGGATGCTCGAGGGAATGAAAGGCATGTTCGGCGGGCAGGAACAACCAGAAGAAGACGACCTCGAGGATCTGAACGAGCTTCGCGACCGAATCGAACGCCTTCGAGGGCTCCTTCGTGATCCCACTCGGACGGACTTTCGCATCGTCATGGTCCCCGAGGAGATGAGCGTCCTCGAGTCCAAGCGCCTGCGCTCACAACTCGAGGAGTTCGAGATTCCGGTCGGCACGGTCGTCGTCAACCGCGTCATGGAGCCACTCTCAGACGTAACCGACGACGTCGAGGGGGAGTTCCTGCAGCCGAATTTAGAGGAGTGTCAGTTCTGCCAGCGACGCTGGGACGTCCAACAGGACGCGCTCGCTGAAGCACAGGATCTCTTTCGCGGCCCCGACGTGAGGCGCGTGCCGCTTTTCGCGAAAGAAGTCCGGGGTGAAGCGATGCTCGGGGTCGTCGCCGCCTGTTTGCGCTGAGTGTTGTGGACACCCTCCGTCGGCGGCCGTTGGGGGTCAGCCGCCACTCGTTTCTCACTCGGAAGCGGCTGGAACGACCGTGACGGGTCGATCGCTCTCGAGGATCACAGCCTGGACGACGCTCCCGAAGAGGACCTTGCCGACCGGGGAGTGCTTGCCGACGCCGAGGACGATCACGTCGCTGTCGAGGTCTTCGGCTCGCTCGAGGATCGTCTCGGCGGGGTCACCGCTCTCCTCGTAGAGCGTACACTCGACGTCGCTCGCCTCGAGAACGTCGACTGCGGCCGCGACCGACTTGGGAAGTCGGTCTGCCTCGCCGACCTGTTCGGCCATCTCCTCAGCGTAGGTTTCAGAGAAGCCGCCCGCGGCCCACTCGGCATCGGGGGCGGAGACGTCGTCGTGGACGTGACAGATATCGACGGCGAACTCGCTCGATCCCGGCTGATCGAGAATCGATTCTGCCTGCGTGCGCGCTCGAGCCTCGTTCTCGTCGATCGGGAGTAGAACGCGGTACATAGTCGAAGCTTCGGGCTCGGAGGCTAAAAATGACCCACACACCAGCCGACGGGGCGCAAACCGGGGTTACTCTTGCATCGCTGGCTCGTCGGTCGGCGGCTCGAGGCGAATCGCGTACAACAGGAGGGCGACGGCGACGAGCGTCCCGCCGGCGAGGAGCCACCACGAGCCCTGATAGCCGACGTTGTCAGCGAGGAAGCCGAACGCAGGCGGGGCCACGACGGAGCCGAGGACGAGCGACAGTTGCCCGCCTGCGGTTGCCCCGCCCATCTCGTCGGAGGAGACTAGCGTGGCCATATAGGAGTAGTAGACGCCGGTGTTACCGAGGATGAAGAAGCCGAGAACGGAGAAGGCGATCGCCGCGTTCACGGGGGTGTCGGTCGCGGCGACGATCACGAAGAGCACGGCACCGACGAACGC is a window of Natronorubrum sediminis DNA encoding:
- a CDS encoding universal stress protein, with product MYRVLLPIDENEARARTQAESILDQPGSSEFAVDICHVHDDVSAPDAEWAAGGFSETYAEEMAEQVGEADRLPKSVAAAVDVLEASDVECTLYEESGDPAETILERAEDLDSDVIVLGVGKHSPVGKVLFGSVVQAVILESDRPVTVVPAASE
- a CDS encoding ArsA family ATPase codes for the protein MSGIDVDPVEDADSDAPEGDEDEHTIEVTPTDSVSEEGRETIDVEPADGPIGGPDYILYGGKGGVGKTTMAAATALDSARAGTSTLVVSTDPAHSLSDTFETDVPTEPARLREDIPLYAAEIDPEAAMERGQAAFLGGSAADGSGGKGGFDDASEGSGLGEGAAGGPMGDLGGLGGMLGGESPMEALFGGEMPGADEAAAMQLLLEYIDDPRFERVVVDTAPTGHTLRLLKLPELMDTMMGRILKFRQRISGMLEGMKGMFGGQEQPEEDDLEDLNELRDRIERLRGLLRDPTRTDFRIVMVPEEMSVLESKRLRSQLEEFEIPVGTVVVNRVMEPLSDVTDDVEGEFLQPNLEECQFCQRRWDVQQDALAEAQDLFRGPDVRRVPLFAKEVRGEAMLGVVAACLR
- a CDS encoding pyridoxal phosphate-dependent aminotransferase, producing the protein MEYETPLFFHVMEYADRADRDVIDMVSGNPDWEPPEALRDGLREYADLEPDRFEYPPSDGLRELREEIAARRGVDTEQVIVTNGTGEANYLAMARALERERGDEVILTDPVYPYYPGKTTMLGGTQRFVETDEDGQLDPAVVREAASEETGVIVVNTPNNPTGAVYQAETMEALVDVAEANDAILVSDEVYDHFDLSGTFSSALRYESDHCIVTNGFSKSMASTGLRVGYAVFPEHLIENARSRHMLVNVATTRPGQYAALRSLRETDPAYHEANRELLRDRITAFTDALDAAGAEYTTPEGSFYVMARFEGFDGSLENVERLIDEAGVAGMPGEAFGDSRDDWFRFALVTPQVTEAASRLAAFFE